The Actinomadura sp. WMMB 499 genome includes a window with the following:
- a CDS encoding esterase-like activity of phytase family protein produces the protein MDEKKIFRGGAAVAAAMLAAGGLLSAGAVPPAAAAPRAGAAAAAGPAAGPGPRPAAAPADVRLTRFLGERRLPHKMEFQGTVVGGLSGMDRDPRTGTWYFISDDRWRYNPARFYTGQVDIDPETGTFSGVRISGVHTLKQPDGAPYPGFGEPGAADPEAIRFDPRGNRLLWGNEGDRPDAAHPDIALSPLSVQWAGTDGGHRGALPLPANLEQTTEDRGPRRNYGFEAVAIAPRRIAAMAEGPRYEDGAPPTVERGAPVRLTLWDRGGGLRAQHVYPVDPLRAAPVPADGHADSGVSEILAIDDHRYLALERSWTEGVGYRVGLYAFDTRGATDVLRRDRLDGAPYRPVRKRLVADLGRYADPSQNLEAMAWGPRLRTGERTLLIGSDDNFDSREVTQFLAFAVRTP, from the coding sequence GTGGACGAGAAGAAGATCTTTCGGGGCGGCGCGGCGGTGGCCGCCGCGATGCTCGCGGCCGGCGGGCTGCTCTCGGCGGGCGCGGTACCGCCCGCCGCGGCGGCGCCCCGCGCCGGAGCGGCAGCGGCCGCCGGCCCGGCGGCGGGGCCGGGCCCGCGCCCCGCCGCGGCACCGGCGGACGTGCGGCTCACGCGGTTCCTCGGCGAGCGGCGGCTGCCGCACAAGATGGAGTTCCAGGGGACGGTCGTCGGCGGACTGTCGGGCATGGACCGGGACCCGCGCACGGGCACCTGGTACTTCATCTCCGACGACCGGTGGCGCTACAACCCGGCCCGCTTCTACACCGGGCAGGTGGACATCGACCCCGAGACCGGGACGTTCTCGGGCGTGCGGATCAGCGGCGTCCACACGCTGAAGCAGCCGGACGGCGCCCCGTACCCGGGGTTCGGCGAGCCGGGGGCGGCCGACCCGGAGGCGATCCGGTTCGACCCGCGCGGGAACCGGCTGCTGTGGGGCAACGAGGGCGACCGCCCCGACGCGGCCCACCCGGACATCGCGCTGTCCCCGCTGAGCGTCCAGTGGGCCGGGACGGACGGCGGGCACCGCGGCGCGCTCCCGCTCCCGGCGAACCTCGAGCAGACCACCGAGGACCGGGGGCCGCGCCGCAACTACGGCTTCGAGGCCGTCGCCATCGCGCCGCGCCGGATCGCCGCGATGGCGGAGGGCCCGCGGTACGAGGACGGCGCGCCGCCCACGGTCGAGCGGGGCGCGCCCGTCCGGCTGACGCTGTGGGACCGCGGCGGCGGCCTGCGCGCCCAGCACGTCTACCCGGTGGATCCGCTCCGGGCGGCGCCGGTGCCCGCGGACGGGCACGCCGACAGCGGGGTGTCGGAGATCCTCGCGATCGACGACCACCGCTACCTGGCGCTGGAGCGGTCCTGGACGGAGGGCGTCGGGTACCGGGTGGGGCTGTACGCGTTCGACACCCGGGGCGCCACCGACGTGCTGCGGCGCGACCGCCTGGACGGCGCCCCGTACCGTCCGGTGCGCAAGCGGCTGGTCGCCGACCTCGGCCGGTACGCGGATCCGTCGCAGAACCTGGAAGCGATGGCGTGGGGGCCGCGCCTGCGGACGGGGGAGCGGACGCTGCTGATCGGCTCGGACGACAACTTCGACAGCCGCGAGGTGACCCAGTTCCTCGCGTTCGCCGTGCGGACGCCCTGA